From a region of the Mycobacteriales bacterium genome:
- a CDS encoding tRNA (adenine-N1)-methyltransferase produces the protein MNERPRGPFRAGDRVQLTDPKGRRHTVLLEPGRNFHTHRGAIAHDDLIGLPEGSVVTAATGTAYLALRPLLTDYVMSMPRGAQVVYPKDSAQIVAMADLYPGARVLEAGAGSGALTCSLLRAVGDTGAVHSFERRADFAEIARGNVEAFFGGPHPAWCLEVGDLGEGELTEVDRVVLDMLAPWEVLDPVARALLPGGVLVAYVATTTQLSTVVEAMRSDGRFTEPYAFETLLRPWHVVGLAVRPDHRMVAHTAFLVTTRRLADGVTAPARQRRPSRG, from the coding sequence GTGAACGAGCGCCCACGGGGACCGTTCCGGGCGGGTGACCGGGTGCAGCTGACCGATCCGAAGGGCCGGCGGCACACGGTGCTGCTCGAGCCCGGGCGAAACTTCCACACCCATCGCGGCGCGATCGCCCATGACGACCTGATCGGACTGCCCGAGGGCAGCGTGGTCACCGCGGCGACGGGCACGGCATACCTCGCGCTCCGCCCGCTGCTCACCGACTATGTGATGTCGATGCCCCGCGGCGCCCAGGTGGTCTACCCGAAGGACTCCGCCCAGATCGTCGCGATGGCCGACCTCTACCCGGGCGCGCGGGTTCTCGAGGCCGGAGCCGGCTCAGGTGCGCTGACGTGTTCGTTGCTGCGCGCGGTCGGCGACACCGGCGCCGTCCACTCCTTCGAGCGACGCGCCGATTTCGCCGAGATCGCCCGCGGCAACGTCGAGGCGTTCTTCGGCGGCCCGCATCCGGCCTGGTGCCTGGAGGTCGGCGACCTCGGCGAGGGCGAGCTCACCGAGGTCGACCGGGTGGTGCTGGACATGCTCGCGCCCTGGGAGGTGCTCGACCCGGTGGCCCGGGCGCTGCTGCCGGGCGGCGTGCTGGTGGCCTACGTCGCGACGACCACGCAACTGTCCACTGTGGTCGAGGCGATGCGCTCCGACGGCCGGTTCACCGAGCCGTACGCCTTCGAGACCCTGCTGCGGCCGTGGCACGTCGTCGGGCTCGCCGTCCGGCCCGATCACCGGATGGTCGCCCACACAGCCTTTCTCGTCACCACGCGCCGACTCGCCGACGGAGTCACCGCACCGGCCCGACAGCGTCGTCCGTCTCGCGGGTGA
- a CDS encoding RecB family exonuclease, whose protein sequence is MSSDTQISVDTTDDPGEVDLPTPVLRSLSPSRAGDFKTCPLLYRFRCIDRLPERPSPDAVRGTVVHAVLERLYDLPAAERTPEAATALVGPQWERLLEEEPVLAELWAADPDDPADPDGAGDTRADELAGWLDSARRLVEGYFTLEDPTRLEPADRECLVETVLDDGLLLRGYVDRLDVAPTGEVRVVDYKTGGAPREAYEGRALFQMKFYALVLWRMRGVVPRQLRLIYLKDRDTLTYTPDEEELRRFSRTLQAIWAAITRATREGDFRPSPGPLCAWCDHRALCPAYGGTPPPYPGAEIEQEATPASRP, encoded by the coding sequence ATGAGCAGCGACACGCAGATCAGCGTCGATACGACCGACGACCCGGGAGAGGTCGACCTCCCGACCCCCGTGCTGCGCTCGCTGTCCCCGTCGCGAGCCGGCGATTTCAAGACCTGTCCGCTGCTCTACCGCTTCCGCTGCATCGACCGGCTGCCCGAGCGGCCCTCCCCCGACGCGGTCCGCGGAACGGTGGTGCACGCGGTCCTGGAGCGGCTCTACGACCTCCCGGCGGCAGAGCGCACCCCGGAGGCCGCGACGGCGCTGGTGGGCCCGCAGTGGGAGCGGCTGCTCGAGGAGGAGCCCGTCCTCGCCGAGCTGTGGGCGGCCGATCCCGACGATCCCGCCGATCCCGACGGCGCCGGCGACACCCGGGCGGACGAGCTCGCCGGGTGGCTGGATTCCGCCCGCCGCCTCGTCGAGGGCTACTTCACCCTCGAGGACCCGACCCGGCTGGAGCCGGCCGACCGCGAATGCCTGGTCGAGACCGTGCTCGACGACGGGCTGCTGCTGCGCGGCTATGTCGACCGGCTCGACGTCGCCCCGACCGGAGAGGTGCGGGTCGTCGACTACAAGACGGGCGGTGCCCCACGCGAGGCGTACGAAGGCCGGGCGCTGTTCCAGATGAAGTTCTATGCCCTGGTCCTGTGGCGGATGCGCGGCGTGGTGCCGCGCCAGCTGCGGCTGATCTACCTCAAGGACCGCGACACGCTCACCTACACCCCGGACGAGGAGGAGCTGCGCCGCTTCTCCCGGACGCTGCAGGCGATCTGGGCGGCGATCACCCGCGCGACCCGCGAGGGTGACTTCCGGCCTAGTCCTGGTCCGTTGTGTGCGTGGTGCGACCACCGGGCGCTGTGTCCGGCGTACGGCGGGACTCCCCCGCCGTATCCGGGCGCCGAGATCGAGCAGGAAGCGACGCCAGCCAGTCGACCGTGA
- a CDS encoding vitamin B12 dependent-methionine synthase activation domain-containing protein translates to NRIPDEQWNAALALIYDRRREGFDPLTAFISLFPEGTEVTAGPKAEQENLPIEEKLKRHIIDGEKRDLIVHLDQARETYSPLEIVNNLLLEGMKVVGELFGSGQMQLPFVLQSAETMKASVAHLEQFMEKVEVQSKGKIVLATVKGDVHDIGKNLVDIILSNNGYTVVNLGIKQPVSAIFDAAEEHRADVIGMSGLLVKSTVVMKENLEEMNSRGFAERWPVMLGGAALTRSYVEQDLADLFDGDVRYARDAFEGLRLMDTLMTIRRGGVPAEATPDGPDDTKAEQRRARHERSRRIAAERRAAEEPPEDEVVGRSDVATDNPVPTPPFWGDRIVKGIPVADYASLLDERATFLGQWGLRGARGGKGPTYEELVETEGRPRLRYWLDRLKTEGVLEAAVAYGYFPCVSKGEDLIVLGDNGAERARFTFPRQRRDRRLCLADFFRSEDSGETDVVAFTVATMGEKISAFAHELFEANAYRDYLEVHGLSVQLTEALAEYWHKRIREELAFDNGRSAAADDPDDVEGYLRLDYRGARYSFGYPACPDLEDQDKVVELLKPERIGVTLSEEYQLDPEQSTSAIVVHHPEAKYFAAR, encoded by the coding sequence AGAACCGGATCCCCGACGAGCAGTGGAACGCCGCGCTCGCCCTGATTTACGACCGCCGCCGCGAGGGCTTCGACCCACTGACGGCGTTCATTTCACTCTTCCCCGAAGGCACGGAGGTGACGGCGGGCCCCAAGGCCGAGCAGGAAAACCTGCCGATCGAGGAGAAGCTCAAGCGCCACATCATCGACGGCGAGAAGCGCGACTTGATCGTCCACCTGGACCAGGCCCGCGAGACCTACTCGCCGCTCGAGATCGTCAACAACCTCCTCCTCGAGGGGATGAAGGTCGTGGGCGAGCTGTTCGGCTCGGGGCAGATGCAGCTCCCGTTCGTCCTCCAGAGCGCCGAGACGATGAAGGCCTCCGTCGCCCACCTCGAGCAATTCATGGAGAAGGTCGAGGTGCAATCGAAGGGGAAGATCGTCCTGGCCACCGTGAAGGGCGACGTCCACGACATCGGCAAGAACCTCGTCGACATCATCTTGTCCAACAACGGCTACACGGTCGTCAACCTCGGCATCAAGCAGCCGGTGTCGGCGATCTTCGACGCCGCCGAGGAGCATCGTGCCGACGTGATCGGCATGTCCGGGCTGCTGGTGAAGTCGACGGTGGTGATGAAGGAGAACCTCGAGGAGATGAACTCCCGTGGGTTCGCCGAGCGGTGGCCGGTGATGCTCGGGGGCGCGGCGTTGACCCGGTCCTACGTCGAGCAGGATCTCGCCGACCTCTTCGACGGCGACGTCCGCTACGCGCGCGACGCCTTCGAAGGCCTCCGGCTGATGGACACCCTGATGACGATCCGGCGGGGCGGCGTACCGGCGGAGGCCACCCCGGACGGCCCGGACGACACCAAGGCCGAACAGCGGCGGGCCCGGCACGAACGGTCCCGCCGGATCGCCGCGGAACGCCGGGCGGCCGAGGAGCCGCCGGAGGACGAGGTGGTCGGCCGCTCCGACGTCGCGACCGACAACCCGGTGCCGACGCCGCCGTTCTGGGGCGACCGGATCGTGAAGGGGATCCCGGTGGCCGACTACGCGTCCCTGCTCGACGAGCGGGCCACGTTCCTCGGCCAGTGGGGGTTGCGGGGTGCCCGCGGTGGCAAGGGACCGACGTACGAAGAACTCGTCGAGACCGAAGGCCGGCCGCGGCTGCGCTACTGGCTCGACCGGCTCAAGACCGAAGGGGTGCTGGAGGCCGCAGTGGCCTACGGCTACTTCCCCTGCGTCAGCAAGGGCGAGGACCTGATCGTCCTCGGCGACAACGGGGCGGAGCGGGCGCGGTTCACCTTCCCGCGGCAGCGGCGCGACCGGCGGCTCTGCCTCGCCGACTTCTTCCGGTCCGAGGACTCCGGTGAGACCGACGTGGTGGCGTTCACGGTCGCGACCATGGGCGAGAAGATCAGCGCGTTCGCCCATGAGCTGTTCGAGGCCAACGCCTACCGCGACTACCTCGAGGTGCACGGGTTGTCCGTGCAGCTGACCGAGGCGCTGGCCGAGTACTGGCACAAGCGGATCCGTGAGGAGCTCGCCTTCGACAATGGCCGATCGGCCGCCGCCGACGACCCGGACGACGTCGAGGGCTACCTGCGGCTGGACTACCGGGGAGCGCGCTACTCCTTCGGCTACCCGGCCTGCCCCGACCTGGAGGACCAGGACAAGGTCGTCGAGCTGCTCAAGCCGGAGCGGATCGGGGTGACGCTCTCCGAGGAGTATCAGCTCGATCCCGAGCAGTCGACGTCGGCGATCGTGGTCCACCATCCCGAGGCGAAGTACTTCGCGGCCCGATGA
- the lepB gene encoding signal peptidase I has product MSAPGDPPTNSSATTSATGESPERVPRALARGRTPRRRRRMLQWPILVIVAVVVAVLVRTFLLESFYIPSGSMENTLNINDRVLVDKISYHLHGIGRGDIVVFRRPPHLQISDNDLIKRVIGLPGDTLKASGGSVFVDGRKLSEPYVRTACHGTGPFGPVTVPAGKIFVMGDNRCNSYDSRYFGAISKNLVVGQAFVRIWPISRLSGL; this is encoded by the coding sequence ATGAGTGCGCCGGGCGACCCGCCCACAAATTCGTCGGCGACGACGTCGGCGACCGGAGAATCCCCGGAGCGGGTTCCCCGGGCCCTGGCGCGCGGACGCACCCCCCGACGGCGTCGCCGGATGCTCCAGTGGCCCATCCTCGTGATCGTCGCGGTGGTGGTCGCGGTGCTCGTCCGCACCTTCCTGCTGGAGAGCTTCTACATCCCGTCCGGGTCGATGGAGAACACGCTCAACATCAACGACCGGGTGCTGGTCGACAAGATCAGCTACCACCTGCACGGGATCGGCCGCGGCGACATCGTGGTCTTCCGTCGCCCGCCACATCTGCAGATCTCCGACAACGACCTCATCAAGCGGGTCATCGGCCTGCCGGGCGACACGCTGAAGGCGTCCGGCGGCAGTGTCTTCGTCGACGGCCGCAAGCTCTCCGAGCCCTACGTCCGGACCGCGTGCCACGGCACGGGGCCCTTCGGTCCGGTCACCGTGCCGGCGGGGAAGATCTTCGTGATGGGCGATAACCGCTGCAATTCATACGATAGTCGGTACTTCGGGGCCATTTCCAAAAATCTCGTCGTCGGGCAGGCCTTCGTCCGGATCTGGCCGATCAGCCGCCTGTCCGGGCTCTGA
- a CDS encoding site-2 protease family protein codes for MAPVQQRQQQPRERAAGFPAGRYFGVPVFLSPSWLIFAAFITLSWADAVRQNVAGISTGASYAIAFGAAVLLAISVLLHELGHCVVSLALGLPVRRIVLFLLGGVSEIEGEPERPSHEYLVAIAGPLVSLLIAGVGAAGYTHLPEFSVGRWLVFQLVITNGLVAAFNMLPGLPLDGGRVLRAGVWKLTGSQLTGTRAAAWGGRTVAIAVVVMAFYLQRDVSGLGLYSFAIGLLLAAFIWISAGQALRVATLKTSLPQLRVADLVRPTLDIATDVSIGEAVRRAQQAKVGALVVVDTTGKPRALVSETAVQTVPEGRRAWTSVADVARPLEDGLILRDTLAGEAMLEAMRTTPASEYLIVGRDGHSVGVLVTSDVAKALGSSAPEPSASGAPR; via the coding sequence ATGGCCCCCGTCCAGCAGCGACAGCAGCAGCCGCGTGAACGCGCGGCGGGCTTCCCGGCGGGGCGCTACTTCGGGGTCCCGGTGTTCCTGTCACCGTCGTGGCTCATCTTCGCGGCGTTCATCACCTTGTCCTGGGCCGACGCGGTCCGGCAGAACGTCGCCGGGATCTCCACCGGGGCCTCCTACGCCATCGCGTTCGGCGCCGCGGTGCTGCTCGCGATCAGCGTCCTGCTCCACGAGTTGGGGCACTGCGTGGTGAGCCTCGCGCTCGGCCTCCCCGTACGCCGGATCGTGCTGTTCCTGCTGGGCGGTGTTTCGGAGATCGAAGGAGAGCCCGAGCGCCCGTCGCATGAATACCTCGTGGCGATCGCCGGGCCGCTCGTGTCGCTGCTGATCGCCGGAGTCGGCGCCGCGGGCTACACCCACCTGCCGGAGTTCTCGGTCGGCCGCTGGCTGGTCTTCCAGCTGGTGATCACCAACGGCCTGGTGGCGGCCTTCAACATGCTGCCGGGCCTGCCGCTCGACGGCGGCCGCGTTCTTCGCGCCGGCGTGTGGAAGCTGACCGGCTCGCAGCTGACGGGTACCCGCGCCGCCGCCTGGGGTGGTCGGACCGTCGCGATCGCCGTGGTCGTGATGGCGTTCTACCTCCAGCGCGACGTATCCGGACTCGGCCTCTACAGCTTCGCGATCGGGCTGCTGCTCGCCGCCTTCATCTGGATCAGCGCGGGCCAGGCGCTCCGGGTCGCCACCTTGAAGACGAGCCTGCCCCAGCTGCGGGTCGCCGACCTGGTCCGGCCCACGCTCGACATCGCGACCGACGTCTCGATCGGAGAGGCCGTACGCCGCGCCCAGCAGGCGAAGGTCGGCGCCCTGGTGGTCGTCGACACGACCGGCAAACCGCGCGCCCTGGTCTCCGAGACGGCCGTGCAGACGGTGCCGGAAGGGCGCCGGGCATGGACCTCGGTCGCCGACGTCGCCCGGCCGCTCGAGGACGGTCTGATCCTGCGTGACACGCTCGCGGGCGAGGCCATGCTCGAGGCCATGCGTACGACGCCGGCGTCGGAATACCTCATCGTCGGCCGCGACGGCCACAGCGTCGGCGTCCTGGTGACCAGCGACGTCGCCAAGGCCCTGGGCTCGTCGGCTCCGGAGCCGAGCGCGTCGGGCGCCCCTCGATGA